The Melitaea cinxia chromosome 13, ilMelCinx1.1, whole genome shotgun sequence sequence GTATATTCCAACCGGCACATGTATGCGGAGCTAACAATTGTTGACCACCGTGAGCGAATAAAAACATCATTACCAAAGAGTGTGGCAAGGCAGCTCCCTCATGCTGACTTTTTGCAATTTCTTGAGGAGTCTTTTCTAAAAGCAGATATAACGCCTTTAATTGGCGATAATGATCGCCCAACTCTGAAATGTCGTTCACCAAAGGCGATAAAGAAATCTCCAAGTGTTTACAGTCAGCCTGAAGTTTTGCTCGGCCATACTTGCTCAAAGGTCTGACGTTACACACATGTTGGATAAATCTCTCGATACAGGATTTAGAAATGTCTATGCAACATTGGTTAAGAGCTAATTTGTCATGGAACATGGAGAGATATATCTCTTTACATCTAGACACAAAGTGTTGCAACTCTTTCATATACGGAGAGCATGACATGTTCTTGGTATTTGGTTCATCTGCTTTTATTAAATCAGGTTCGTCATGCATTGTCACGAGAATCAAATAGAGAGAGTTCTTGATGGATTCAGTGAAAACATTTAGAACTGGTAAACTTGAAATGTCTTTTAAACTGTTCTGGACTATTTGGACGCTCTCTTGTGGTAGCATTGAATTCATATTCGCAAGGACCCGTTTTATTTGTGATGAAAAGTAATGCAGTGCATTGCAAAGATCGGCGTTCTTTTGTTGTGAGCTTGTCGGTGCCTCAATTATTTGTGCAACATCATTTTCCATTGAGAGCCTCTGTTCAGCCTCAACGTTCATTTGTTTTATGCTCTTAGCTACACTGTTAGCTAAACTTATACTCAGCTGCTTATCTCCAAGTGAAATACTTAGAGCTTCGGTTATGATTCTAATTGCATTATCAATTTGGTCCATTGTTGGCACTTGGTTCAAATGCCACATACTTCTGACAGGTTCTAGAAGCTTACCTAAGGACTTGGACAAGAAGGAATTCTCCCACTTTGTTAAGCAGGTTCGATTCATTtctaaatttttacattttaatttggaGAGGAGATCATTGAAACACTTAAGAAGTTTCGGGAAATCAATTTCAACAGACTGGTTTACTGTAGATGAACTTTTCTCCAATTCATTGCTAAAAATCATTGACAGCTCGTTCCAGAAGTTTCTAGCAATATTCTTGAAGTTGCCGATAGCATGAAGTTCATTCACAACATTTTGTAACATAATAACTTTCATACAACtgttataaatatcatttttgaaAAGTTTGTCAATGTTGTCccaaagtttaattttaaagtctTGTGCATTCATTATGTTTGCTTTGCCGGGTGCAGCACGGCCAGAgcttgattttttaatttctatagaCACCATCTGTACATTTAGAGCATTAGCTATCCCTTTCCTCAAatcttttagtattaaatttacTGTATTCTTTATTTGCTCCTCAGTGCATTGTAAGTTGTGGAATACCTTAAAACATTGGAGAAGTTTTGTTTTATCACCAACTAACAGACTGGATTGTAATAGTTCTGTGGAGttctttaataattcttttttctgtTGATCAACTTGTGTTAACACGTCTTCAAGTACTGTTATTCCTTCAAAATCGTAATCCCCTATCAATTCATTGAGTTCAAATAAAATCATAGCTTTCTTTGCCGGATTATCTTTGACTGAACTAAGTTTATTCCATAGATTAAGTATTTTAGCTGTGTGTCTAAGTAAATTACATGTGATTTGAACCCGTTCAAGCATCACTGTTTGATTTTCTAACTCGTAAAAAGGATTGTGTACACGTTCTTTGATTTTATCAGCCCTCTGTAGTAAAACTTGTACTTGGGATCGTACCGATGCTAACATAGTTTCAAGATCGGAGATATTACTTGCCTGAGTTAAGAGATCATTGTGTTTGGCAAGAACTTGCGTTTCCAAGCTTTTCGTTAACTTGTCGATTCCTTGTGTGAGCTTGGCGACTTGTTCAGTGACTGATAAGTTTTCGCCAACTAGCGGTTTGACTGAATCCACTAGGAACTTGCTATAAAAGTCATCATTCTCTATTTCTATACAGACGTCCTTGGCATCCATTGTGGAGAACAACTATTTCTTTGTTTATCTGTTTACtttcaaattataattgtatttaattttctaagCGGCGAAGtataaaaacattgaaaagGAACATCACTTCTGCAATGAGTAACGTCATCTTTCATGTCATCTTGACAGTTGACAATTTTGTATGAACTGTCATAGATAAAATATGGGAACTGCTAAATTGACTTTAGCCATAGAGCTAACACTGTTTATAATCAGAATATTAACCTGTTGTAGACCGGACACCCCCAAGCGAGAGCTCTAGTAGTCTCTCGCGGGGTTAAATTCAACCCCAGCACCACCCAGCACTCAGTCTACCGCATCGCCCGCACGGCACTGACCTCGCATTCCCCGCGTAATATGATTCGATAAGCGAAAAACTAATCAAAATTGAAGATCAACAATGCAacgataaaactaaaaacaatatttttgggCAGTAATATCCAGAGGGAGAGAAAGtaggatatttttttgaaagcaAAACTATACATATTTTCTCTTTCTTTCTTCTAAACGGTTAGAATAATggcaacatttattttaacaggtttttgttttaatttccaCTGAACTTAAATTTGACCGAAATGAATTACGTGTACACATCTAAATTCTGTGTAAGGACCTGAGCTCAAAAAGGAAAAAGGATttgagtttaatccaccacgctcctcGACTGTGAGTTGATGGATAATTTCTTACATGATGTATGAATAGCGATCGCTATTCAGTGTATGTGATAATAACAGGATTGAAGGCTTTATGTGCTCTCCAAAGCATGACGCGGAGAGCCATAATGACATACACTCAGTCCAGAAacacatatttgtacaaattcaaATAGCGTGGACAGGAATTGAATCAGCGCCCACTGTTGCTTTCGCACATGTTCTTCAGAACTTTAGTTGTTAATCTATTGATCCTTATGGTTTTGTGAAAACTAATTATTACAACttggaaaatttaaaaaaacacccaAAGGTCAATTGGGATTAATAGCATTTTATTTGTTCCCAAGATTCTGTGTAGTGAAAACAAcacgtttttcatttttttatacatacaattgttatttaaaaaattataataaaatggcaCTTAAATattaaggaaattaaaaaaaaacaacattttttgccaattttatttatgtcgaTTAGCACAGACGACTGTTGTGCCGCTTTCacagatatttaattataataaaattacctaCTATTTCAAACAATTGTGCAGTAGCATCAGACATGGTATAAATTGGAAAAGTTGATAAAtgaaaactaatattaatattaatagttgtacatatttcgtaaaattcatcgtaacaaaactataaatataatcacTTAATTCATCTTTCAATGGCATATAATTATTAGGCTGACATCCCATTAGCAGCTTCTAAATGATCCAGTGTAACACATCACTAAACTAAGgtacacaatatttattataacttaaacctataaaaaaaaactgacaaaccgtaaaattaaatgtttgtagAAAAATTCGTTTGTTTTCATTGTACCTATTTTCTATGTGATTATACGTATTTGTATGGCGACCAAGTCGACCGAGATGTACGTAATTAGATTAAtaggagtttactccttaagaaacgatataaaCTTCGaggtattacataaaaaaatataaggagtGAGATCGTGTGAAAAAGTGACACGACTTGCCTTGATAGTAACGTTTTACCGCGTAACGTTATCTTATTTAAGGAGCAAGCTCCAGCGCGTATCAGAGCTGACacgcacacttttttttctattaaaattatatttgatttaaaaaattgttattaattaaaaaaaaaaaatcttaccatATTTTCATGGCATGTACtttgcttttttattaaaataatataagtgtggtgtatagtgtaagatattctgtttaactatataattatgatagaaaCCACTGTATACTGCGTTGGCTtcctttgtaaataaataaataaatattaataaattttaattttgttggcaTGGAGCCGTAAACAAAACATTGATGGAGTACAAGATAGTCATATATGGGGCTGTgcgcttttttttatataattttgatagctatgttttctattaattttttaaaactgttacctatatagatttatttattaatatctaaataaaatcaTAGTTTGATACTACGTAAAGCGGaagaacatattttaaaatcattcagTTTCATACTCGCTACTCGTCTTCAAACAGACATTTAGGTCAGACAATACATGAGTTTGGTTAAATAAAACCATAGTTTGACATACCTTTGCTTATATTGGAAGTATAATGTAAGTCATCAAATTATAGTATGGCTAGACAATAAATAGAACcgcgcaaaaaaaaaatacatttttttacttttcctGTAGAACAAGCAAAGCCTGTACCTACGTGTAGCTGTTACATCATTAACttaatagataattaaaaaaaaaatcattttaaaaacaattttatttctatttttttaactataataattttatctcgTATGATACAAAACTGTATAgatcgattatataaaaaattaaacagtatattataaaacagtattatttgatattgtcagattatataatttaaccgtacattttttaactttatttatgatGATACAGAGTAATATGAATCGCTCTAAttaacaaattgttttatttttattaagaccGGCGCCGGCCATAACAGAAGTAATTGAAACGAAACAACCGCATTATTTTGCGAATACTATTTTCAGAGTAAAGGCAGTTCGACGAATATCTGATACCAgttaagaatttttcaattaataatagaaaaacaactttGAAAGTTTAATGTTGGTATATTTGACGCTTCTTATAAAATGTATGACATTATGAAGGTTAAattgtattgaaattttatttcatggGTATTATCGGAACACATCTTTAGTATGAAATCGcctttaaatattacataaaaatggcAACACAGTggtttatatatctataaaatatttgcatgccatttatataaatatacaaaaaaaaaactatctgtTGACTGCAATTTCACAAAACTGAAGCTTGAGGCAGAATTTTCCATAGTTTGTTATTCAagaatacaacaaaataaattattttatgaattagcATCCAATATTTTCaacgttaattttaattaatgatataattaatcATACCagttatgtatgtttgttttattatattctgtCGACATGTAATACTACCAACGTACAAGAAATAATGTACTGAATTTgctaaatgtacatatataattatgttgtctCATTTCGTTATCTTTAATACCTGTGTATTCTTCATGCAactaatatttgttgaaaagtcaataaaattttaattggagATCGTACGTATCGTATTTTAAATGAACTATTTGAAACTAACATATCGAAAAATAGACAAAGGCAGTGAGTTGGTTGTACGAAAATAACCCCGAGCTACCTTAAGTTTACGAAATAACAGAAAActagaattattttatgtagAAGATCGCGCACAACCATCGCTTTAGCACCTACCTCTTTTAAATACAATGATATGAACTTACGGTCagttaaaaacacaaaattgcACCTCTAGTGCAAATATTACGAAGAATTACATTTGTCTTACCATAACTATAAAAACACAGCACTGTTgagaatttaaatttgtttttctattaattttacagaagtaaatgtaataatttgtatttaatcattttttttaattagggtTAGAAACATAGcgtattttcaatttatattcctcacatattaaaatactagtatttttataaatagtattaaaatttcacaatttgctaaattataattatttttagtaaccaGTGGCAATGTGGCATTGTAAGgttactgaataaaaataaaaaaaaaaaaacaatataaaaccataatatcataattttgaccatagataaataatttagaatagatgaagataaaaaaaaagcatttaacTCTATTCACTTATTACTCACCTAATAACAGCTGTATTCAGCGCTTAATATTACTAAATTGATATAGCACTATCTAGTAACATATGAAATGAATAGCAGAAGCTTATATCTATTTAAAGTGTCCCCATCTTGAAAAATtcaattagtataaaaatacacGAAAAAAATCTGTTAATCTTAGGTAACATACGGTccttttcaatattattattatttgtgcaAAATAGTAGCGAGTCTAGTCAAAACACAatcataacattatttaaatttattaaaaacaatataattatcattaaataaaagacTTATCATTTGATAAGATTGTTTATAACAGTCAAAATAAAAACTGCAATaatttacgaataaaaatatggttaaaatattattttgtacattttccaCTAATGCTGAATTGAATTGTTGCTGAATAACCACTGACCTACTTATAGCAACAAAAACAATGCCATTACATTTAACCTTAAACTCACGTCTTCCATTCTATTTtgtaagttaattaatttataactgaataatgtaacatttctttgttttaattcCGTACTTTGTTAAGTTTTATTGAAACGGACCGCACGTTATAATTTCTTGAgattttttaagttatcatATCATTGTAGTGTGTTATATTTGAATTTgctatacaatatttataattgtgatATTTTCTATGAACGATGGATAACTTTGTTAgatcaaataaaattacgttatatatacaaataggtGTCATTTAGTTACTGCATTTGTCATAAAAAagtgtgaaataaaatttaatccaCAGTCTTATACACAGGTCGTGCAACTACAGTAGTGGGGGTACGTCGGCTTAATGGTTTACGGCCGCCAGAGGCATGACTATCGATGGGTGTGCTGTAAAGCgaagacagaatagcattctgtATCTTTTTCTATCAAACGAAaagcatttatgttttaaaatataaccaattacaatgaaacgtcactcagtatgaccaattacaatgaagcgTCGCTCAACCGGCGTGTGCAGTGCGCACCGCACCACGTGACCATACACACCGATAGCAGTGACCTACGGCGGCGTTGacgcgaacgaaaagttatgacattatcgtactaatctctcaccaCTGAAATTGGGCTTAGTTGCATGACCTATATATAAGACCGTGATTTaatcacataaaaatattagttttgttattactgtgttatgaaaaattaaaatctttcttAACGATAAATGGCACTGGTTTTTACAAGGAAATTAAATGCAGATCTAAACAAGACCAttctgtatataatttttttttaattatcaacatTTGATAAGGGAGCTATGAAAAGGGAAGCTCCAAAGTCTCGAAGTCAAATTAGAAATATCCATAAAACttatcttatatttaaataagtgtaCATTTAAAGGGACGCCGGGTGCCTAGTTTGTTCCCTCTCCTATACTTCTTTCCGCGGCTTTCCTTGTCTTTGCGGATTTCTCGAACTAGCGTATAGAAGGCATCGTCTACCCCCATACGGGTTTTCGCTGACGTTTCTACGAACGGTACACCGTAACTCCGCGCCACCTGAAATTTAACGAATTCTTCCTTTAaatagttacatacatttaaagaCAAAAAGCATTTTTTGAATTGTAGATGTTTCATAGTTACGGAGCATCCATTAATTaagtgagctatttttcgatcagtttagacctTACGTGAGTTtgacgataaaaatattttaaactaaatttatttttattattcgggaAAATGATAAGCCATTCAGGGACACTAGgtatagttaatttaaattaaataaaaattaaagcaaaacataaaaaagaacacttatagaatatatataacttatCCATGGAGACTGtacttttttgtgtaatattttatatttttttaagttgagGTGAGATTTTCGAATATCCCCCAATTATCCCTCGGTTTAAAtaagatttggtgagatttcattggacctCCTATTCTCAGCTCACGTAATTAACGGATGTCCCCTAAGAAGTTTAATTTCGGAACTGTTTATGTTCTGCTTGTGTGATTCATAATTATACAcatcaaataaaattgtaaccgaCATGTGTAGgtgtatgatatatttataaaaaacagaataaaacTTAAGTGTATagagttaagaaaaaaaaaaaaatatctgtatgtttatttatttgtcaaaattatatgcacctttattaaattatattataggttTCTGTACAGAATTgtatttaaatcataaaataaactcTACACAATAATTTTTGGGTTAAAAGTTAGCAATACATTATAATCTTTTATAAGAAAAGGCTTTGTACAACAGATGTCTTGAATTAAATCTCAAAACATTCGTTAACAACGAAACCTAAAGTTAATAAAGCAATTTAAATCTGACTAATTTCCTTACTTGCCTTTAATCTAAACTTCCTAGTCATACATTGATAACACACAGAAACAAagtaattaatgttataattattacactTTGTGTTCAAACAATTGTCGCAttgcaaacaataaaattactgtCCACAGCTGATGCATCTTCAACACTCAACTGATCATGAGTCATTCTCAcgattacatatattttattatttcctatATATTTCTAACTCTATTctaaatctatttatataatatgacatgtttactatatattaagaatataaagctaaggagttgatttcttgatttatttataaattaaaataagaatgtcTGACTCAATGTGAAActtttttacatacaaaatgtctatataataacaaaaaatgtaaaatacaaaaagtgTAGTTGATACTTGTAGACGTAGAAATGTTTaacagttatattttatttatacttcacattatttattttaaatagaaaacagAAAACAATAAACTCAATTGAGAAACTAAAGATTTTGGGTTCACAACTGCAAATAGAAATATGCCATAAATGGTGTGGAATTCCACGGTGAAAAAGAATGTACTATAAGTTTTTATTCTTTGGATGCCGATTAAGCTTTGAACATTCTCCAacattgagaaagaggcctatgcccagcagtgggatgttatagggtGGATCGTATATtagaaattactattttatctCTATCATATTATGTAAAGTTTGTTTTACAAATCACTGATAAGAAATGGTAGGTTTGATTTTTGTATGTTATACTGTGATAAACCTTTCAAGGACAAGTCTTAGATAAAtttacatactatatatatCTTTTGTATGTATGCCTTCTGTGTGTGTATGAATGTTAATGATTTCTTCCTAAACACTGGACCAACTTTGgttgctttttttttcatttatttatttatttattttatatatttttttgatccCCAGatgatataaatttacaatttgatgtgatagtattgcaaatagATTCCAGGAGAATTTTTGAGGTTGCTCTGTTTTTTTTCCActagtatttttgtaaatttataatatcataattgagttataaaattattgttctctattcttatatttatttaagtaaaattaatgatACCATTTTTATAGTTctaatgaataattatataattatatttatattggaaTGAAGTTCCTTATTTTATACACACAGTTTTATTTCTAAAAGCAtaggtaataattttaataagaaaacaaataacAGTGGAATTAACGTTCAAAAgactaatttttattgtttttaaaatacttaattatgtaaacaaagaaatttcgatacaaataaatttaaacaaatatatgtcctgttttaaatttccatggttcttaacattatttgaattggTTTTATCGGaatttataccatgtacctttttatctttgaggctccgatatttcggcgcagttgcaggcgccatggtcacggaagaaccTACATACAACCTACCTACGGTACATGGAATAAATCCcgatttatattacttaattagTCTAGCGTTAATTTGGACCAATTAATTACAATgttgacatatatttttttatactattgaaTATTTGTAGGTAGAATATTGtctcaattttattaatgtaaatattttttctaattagGTAATTCAAAATTATACCATAAGGTAACCTATAAcctataactttatatataaatataatcttcCTAAAAAAGGTTTAAGGTCCTAAATAGACTTCATCAaccttttaaaaacttattataaagacatataaacatataaactggttcatacatttatattagCCCATTGGCACAGTTGGAAATGATCCTGCACACTGATCCAGAGATTACTAGTCCAATTCCTGCCCcaagtctgagtgtaatatttgtcgttatatatttatatatgtattacttctatgtatatttataaaaaaaaattgttataacagTTGACTGTTATCTGTAAccttataataatagtattacttaaaatattgtatataaatgtaattaaaataaaaaaaaaaatctttattaagcattaataaaaatatatataaataataagaagttgctatgattgattattattttggatTACTATGGACATTTTTTAAGACAGTAACTCTTGAGTGTTTTGTCAattcttctttgcagaatctacTATAATCGAATCgactaattttatattgtaaaataaatattaagattaacaaaataattatttatctgtacaaaaaagtctataaagTTAAgcactgtgtttttttttttcactttttttgtgtttgttaacTACTGAGTTTAGGAACATAAGAATGTAATGCAATAAGgcctaatttttatataaattttgtcttGTCTTAAAACATGGAATGATTAGAAATAAACATACCAACAAAAGgtctgtattaaaatattttaaaataaagtatatacttGTAATAAAGACTATTACTGTACAtggttgttaaaaattaaatctaatatCAATTATATCAGTGTTTGCTATAGAGCTCCTCTAAAACCGCTTGACtcgtttgatttttattaaatttttcatttgtttgGTAGATCTAAGAATAGGTCATAGGCTAATTTTTAACCTCTAGGTGATAATGGTATCCCTATCCATATGGGAGAAGAATGTTTGCCATATCAGCTAatatatccctactaatattataaatgagaatgtaagtttgtttggtTACACTTTCACACGAAAACTAATtaaccgattatcatgaaactttgtatacctatttttggaggtatgggaagtaacataggatactttttttgaaaaaaaattcaatgcaagTGAAGCCGTGGGTAAAAGcattagctatatatatatatataaaatatgtgacAAATTGATGTGTGATAAAgtccaattttttaaacaatgtaaACAAAAGACTGCAAACAAAACATACACAAACCAAGCAAGGGGTAGAtgtctttgtttattttactgAATAGGAGTTTTAGGTAAATAAAGTTGTAACATATATATTCTAGTTCTAGCtagcattataaataataattgtattttaaaagacCTATTCTTacctatttactttttatagatagttttaactttttatttcttaatatagatctacataaaactaatataataaatatataaatataaaaaagagtaTTTCTAATAACATACATTTCAGTAACATATTCatacaaaatactaaaatacCTAGGTAAGGTTGCTTTAATTGCTAGTTTGAGGATAACTTGTGTGACATGCTTAGAGATATcaataatgaattatatattaaatattagtaaacaaTCATACCTCGCGCGCCTGCGTCATGTCGACGGCCCATGCCTGAAGGTCGCACTTGTTACCTACTAACACCATTGGCACTTCCTCTGCGTCTTTAACTCGCTTGATCTG is a genomic window containing:
- the LOC123659191 gene encoding conserved oligomeric Golgi complex subunit 5, producing MDAKDVCIEIENDDFYSKFLVDSVKPLVGENLSVTEQVAKLTQGIDKLTKSLETQVLAKHNDLLTQASNISDLETMLASVRSQVQVLLQRADKIKERVHNPFYELENQTVMLERVQITCNLLRHTAKILNLWNKLSSVKDNPAKKAMILFELNELIGDYDFEGITVLEDVLTQVDQQKKELLKNSTELLQSSLLVGDKTKLLQCFKVFHNLQCTEEQIKNTVNLILKDLRKGIANALNVQMVSIEIKKSSSGRAAPGKANIMNAQDFKIKLWDNIDKLFKNDIYNSCMKVIMLQNVVNELHAIGNFKNIARNFWNELSMIFSNELEKSSSTVNQSVEIDFPKLLKCFNDLLSKLKCKNLEMNRTCLTKWENSFLSKSLGKLLEPVRSMWHLNQVPTMDQIDNAIRIITEALSISLGDKQLSISLANSVAKSIKQMNVEAEQRLSMENDVAQIIEAPTSSQQKNADLCNALHYFSSQIKRVLANMNSMLPQESVQIVQNSLKDISSLPVLNVFTESIKNSLYLILVTMHDEPDLIKADEPNTKNMSCSPYMKELQHFVSRCKEIYLSMFHDKLALNQCCIDISKSCIERFIQHVCNVRPLSKYGRAKLQADCKHLEISLSPLVNDISELGDHYRQLKALYLLLEKTPQEIAKSQHEGAALPHSLVMMFLFAHGGQQLLAPHTCAGWNIQRLIQWLDSHKNERDRLEFVAGSLQRYQNHIRQNQIATYDEVYPVLLQLLEDGRKLLKK